The Oncorhynchus masou masou isolate Uvic2021 chromosome 8, UVic_Omas_1.1, whole genome shotgun sequence genome has a window encoding:
- the LOC135544065 gene encoding protein phosphatase Slingshot homolog 3-like isoform X1: MPPGVVAPSPRSSPVRCFYALTPYFIEDSVISQSKIDQLISESFLTVKGAALFLPRGNGSSPTSASRFAQLRSKHAGDLQQHLQTMFTLLRPEDNIKLAVRLESTVYQGTRYMVVVSTNGRQDTEESLVLGMDFSPADSSCSVGLVLPLWSDSLIHLDGDGGFSVSTDNRIHVFKPVSVQAMWSALQSLHKACEVARCHNYFPGSLFLTWVSYYQSRVSSDQSRINEWNAMQDVQSHRADSPVMFSDVPTERERTERLIKTRLREIMMHKDLENVTCKEIRTELEVHMVCNLCEFKEYIDKEMILILGQMDSPTEIFDHVCLGSEWNASNLEELQNSGVQYILNVTREIDNFFPGVFEYHNIRVYDEEATDLLAYWNDTYKFISRARKAGAKCLVHCKMGVSRSASTVIAYAMKEYGWDLERAFNYVKERRAVTKPNPSFMRQLEEYQGILLASKQRHNKLWRSHSDSDLSEHHEPLCKTVQHPHTLGRSDPRNQGNSPAAPSLQELLQPLGSPSNTGQVVRSISECGTPSSAGKVVQSSSLPNATATQENILDTNQETRTDALLTSTTGDQSLGTGDQSLGTGDQSLGSGDQSLGSGDQSLGTGDQSLGSGDQSLGSGDQSLGTGDQSLGTGDQSLGTGDQSLGSGDQSLGTGDQSLGTGDQSLGTGDQSLGSGDQSLGSGDQSLGTGDQSLGTGDQSLGTGDQSLGTGDQSLGTGDQSLGTGDQSLGTGDQSLGTGDQSLGTGDQSLGSGDQSLGTGDQSLGAGDQSLGAGDLSLGTGDQSLGTGDQSLGTGDQNPSTAAATTASTGSQAHGESVCSQSPPLSNGLCDYEEDHSTPLPQPRAATVVPDSSTVTVAETVPVRRPHPPPIQHHLVSPAALPTSSDEDETPKAKEPSTTLPKEKYCQLQVTPSVPESSSMTPETSTQTAGPQEPSTPVPDKKLDCDQRLPGASLDSSASQQDPALEAERSSALSTDHINFFSAREKFQGL, encoded by the exons ATGCCTCCCGGTGTTGTAGCCCCGTCTCCACGGAGCTCTCCGGTCCGGTGCTTCTACGCCTTGACACCGTACTTCATAGAGGACTCTGTCATCTCCCAGAGCAAGATTGATCAGCT tatcagtgAGAGCTTCCTGACAGTGAAAGGCGCCGCCCTCTTCCTGCCCCGGGGAAATGGCTCCTCCCCTACTTCTGCTTCCCGCTTCGCTCAGCTCCGCAGCAAACATGCAG GTGACCTCCAGCAGCACCTGCAGACCATGTTCACTCTCCTCCGACCAGAGGACAACATCAAACTG gctgTCCGGTTGGAGAGTACCGTGTACCAGGGGACTCGTTACATGGTGGTGGTCTCCACTAACGGCCGTCAGGACACTGAGGAGAGCTTGGTGCTGGGTATGGACTTCAGTCCTGCAGACAG CTCGTGCTCGGTGGGGCTGGTTCTCCCTCTATGGAGCGACTCACTGATACACCTGGATGGAGACGG gggttTCAGTGTGTCCACTGATAACCGGATCCATGTATTCAAGCCTGTGTCGGTGCAGGCCATGTG gtctgCTCTGCAGTCGCTCCACAAGGCGTGTGAGGTGGCTCGTTGCCATAACTACTTCCCCGGCAGCCTGTTCCTGACCTGGGTCAGCTACTACCAGAGCCGGGTCTCCTCTGACCAATCACGCATCAACGAATGGAACGCCATGCAGGACGTCCAATCACATCGTGCCGACTCTCCCGTGATGTTCTCTGACGT GccgacggagagagagaggacagagcggCTCATCAAGACTCGTCTGAGAGAGATCATGATGCATAAAGACCTTGAGAATGTCACCtgcaaagag ATCCGCACAGAGCTGGAGGTGCACATGGTGTGTAACCTGTGTGAGTTTAAGGAGTACATAGACAAGGAGATGATTCTGATCCTGGGTCAGATGGACAGTCCCACCGAGATATTTGACCATGTTTGCCTG GGCTCTGAGTGGAACGCATCCAATCTGGAAGAGCTGCAGAACAGTGG tGTGCAGTATATTCTGAACGTGACGAGGGAGATTGACAACTTCTTCCCAGGTGTGTTTGAGTATCATAACATCCGTGTGTATGATGAGGAGGCTACAGACCTGCTGGCCTATTGGAACGACACCTACAAGTTCATCTCCAGAGCCAG GAAAGCAGGAGCTAAGTGTTTGGTTCACTGTAAGATGGGTGTGAGTCGCTCTGCGTCCACGGTGATAGCCTACGCTATGAAGGAGTACGGCTGGGACCTGGAGAGAGCATTCAACTACGTTAAGGAGCGCCGTGCTGTCACCAAACCTAACCCCTCCTTCATGAGACAGCTAGAGGAGTACCAGGGCATACTGCTGGCCAG TAAGCAGAGACACAACAAGCTGTGGCGTTCCCACTCGGACAGTGACCTATCGGAGCACCACGAGCCACTATGTAAGACCGTCCAACACCCCCACACCCTGGGCCGCTCCGACCCTCGTAACCAGGGTAACAGCCCCGCCGCCCCCTCCCTGCAGGAGCTGCTGCAGCCGCTGGGATCCCCCTCCAACACGGGCCAGGTGGTGCGGTCCATCTCTGAGTGTGGGACCCCTTCTAGTGCAGGGAAGGTGGTACAGTCCAGTAGCCTGCCCAATGCTACTGCTACCCAGGAGAATATTCTGGACACTAACCAGGAGACTAGGACTGATGCTCTGTTGACTTCCACAACTGGGGACCAGTCATTGGGTACTGGAGACCAGTCATTGGGTACTGGAGACCAGTCATTGGGTAGTGGGGACCAGTCATTGGGTAGTGGGGACCAGTCATTGGGTACTGGAGACCAGTCATTGGGTAGTGGGGACCAGTCATTGGGTAGTGGGGACCAGTCATTGGGTACTGGGGACCAGTCATTGGGTACTGGGGACCAGTCATTGGGTACTGGAGACCAGTCATTGGGTAGTGGAGACCAGTCATTGGGTACTGGGGACCAGTCATTGGGTACTGGAGACCAGTCATTGGGTACTGGGGACCAGTCATTGGGTAGTGGGGACCAGTCATTGGGTAGTGGGGACCAGTCATTGGGTACTGGAGACCAGTCATTGGGTACTGGAGACCAGTCATTGGGTACTGGAGACCAGTCATTGGGTACTGGAGACCAGTCATTGGGTACTGGAGACCAGTCATTGGGTACTGGGGACCAGTCATTGGGTACTGGGGACCAGTCATTGGGTACTGGGGACCAGTCATTGGGTACTGGGGACCAGTCATTGGGTAGTGGAGACCAGTCATTGGGTACTGGGGACCAGTCATTGGGTGCTGGGGACCAGTCATTGGGTGCTGGGGACCTGTCATTGGGTACTGGGGACCAGTCATTGGGTACTGGAGACCAGTCATTGGGTACTGGGGACCAGAATCcttcaacagcagcagcaactaCTGCCTCCACTGGTTCCCAGGCCCATGGGGAGTCTGTGTGTTCCcagtcaccccctctctccaacGGCCTGTGTGATTATGAAGAGGaccactcaacccctctccctcagCCGCGGGCGGCCACCGTGGTGCCTGACAGTTCCACTGTCACCGTGGCGGAGACCGTGCCGGTCAGGCGCCCTCATCCGCCCCCTATCCAACACCACCTTGTCTCCCCCGCCGCCCTTCCAACCTCCTCCGATGAAGACGAGACTCCGAAAGCCAAGGAGCCATCCACCACCTTGCCTAAGGAAAAATACTGCCAGCTGCAGGTGACACCATCCGTGCCTGAGTCATCGTCGATGACCCCGGAAACAAGCACACAAACAGCAGGACCACAAGAGCCGTCCACACCAGTGCCTGACAAGAAACTAGACTGTGACCAGCGGTTACCTGGGGCATCATTGGACAGTTCAGCATCCCAACAGGACCCTGCTCTCGAGGCGGAGAGGTCCTCGGCTCTCAGCACAGACCACATCAACTTCTTCAGCGCCAGAGAGAAGTTCCAGGGCCTTTGA
- the LOC135544065 gene encoding protein phosphatase Slingshot homolog isoform X2 has translation MALVTVQRSPTPSTSSSPCVSESGSGEDDRRSQPRSISESFLTVKGAALFLPRGNGSSPTSASRFAQLRSKHAGDLQQHLQTMFTLLRPEDNIKLAVRLESTVYQGTRYMVVVSTNGRQDTEESLVLGMDFSPADSSCSVGLVLPLWSDSLIHLDGDGGFSVSTDNRIHVFKPVSVQAMWSALQSLHKACEVARCHNYFPGSLFLTWVSYYQSRVSSDQSRINEWNAMQDVQSHRADSPVMFSDVPTERERTERLIKTRLREIMMHKDLENVTCKEIRTELEVHMVCNLCEFKEYIDKEMILILGQMDSPTEIFDHVCLGSEWNASNLEELQNSGVQYILNVTREIDNFFPGVFEYHNIRVYDEEATDLLAYWNDTYKFISRARKAGAKCLVHCKMGVSRSASTVIAYAMKEYGWDLERAFNYVKERRAVTKPNPSFMRQLEEYQGILLASKQRHNKLWRSHSDSDLSEHHEPLCKTVQHPHTLGRSDPRNQGNSPAAPSLQELLQPLGSPSNTGQVVRSISECGTPSSAGKVVQSSSLPNATATQENILDTNQETRTDALLTSTTGDQSLGTGDQSLGTGDQSLGSGDQSLGSGDQSLGTGDQSLGSGDQSLGSGDQSLGTGDQSLGTGDQSLGTGDQSLGSGDQSLGTGDQSLGTGDQSLGTGDQSLGSGDQSLGSGDQSLGTGDQSLGTGDQSLGTGDQSLGTGDQSLGTGDQSLGTGDQSLGTGDQSLGTGDQSLGTGDQSLGSGDQSLGTGDQSLGAGDQSLGAGDLSLGTGDQSLGTGDQSLGTGDQNPSTAAATTASTGSQAHGESVCSQSPPLSNGLCDYEEDHSTPLPQPRAATVVPDSSTVTVAETVPVRRPHPPPIQHHLVSPAALPTSSDEDETPKAKEPSTTLPKEKYCQLQVTPSVPESSSMTPETSTQTAGPQEPSTPVPDKKLDCDQRLPGASLDSSASQQDPALEAERSSALSTDHINFFSAREKFQGL, from the exons tatcagtgAGAGCTTCCTGACAGTGAAAGGCGCCGCCCTCTTCCTGCCCCGGGGAAATGGCTCCTCCCCTACTTCTGCTTCCCGCTTCGCTCAGCTCCGCAGCAAACATGCAG GTGACCTCCAGCAGCACCTGCAGACCATGTTCACTCTCCTCCGACCAGAGGACAACATCAAACTG gctgTCCGGTTGGAGAGTACCGTGTACCAGGGGACTCGTTACATGGTGGTGGTCTCCACTAACGGCCGTCAGGACACTGAGGAGAGCTTGGTGCTGGGTATGGACTTCAGTCCTGCAGACAG CTCGTGCTCGGTGGGGCTGGTTCTCCCTCTATGGAGCGACTCACTGATACACCTGGATGGAGACGG gggttTCAGTGTGTCCACTGATAACCGGATCCATGTATTCAAGCCTGTGTCGGTGCAGGCCATGTG gtctgCTCTGCAGTCGCTCCACAAGGCGTGTGAGGTGGCTCGTTGCCATAACTACTTCCCCGGCAGCCTGTTCCTGACCTGGGTCAGCTACTACCAGAGCCGGGTCTCCTCTGACCAATCACGCATCAACGAATGGAACGCCATGCAGGACGTCCAATCACATCGTGCCGACTCTCCCGTGATGTTCTCTGACGT GccgacggagagagagaggacagagcggCTCATCAAGACTCGTCTGAGAGAGATCATGATGCATAAAGACCTTGAGAATGTCACCtgcaaagag ATCCGCACAGAGCTGGAGGTGCACATGGTGTGTAACCTGTGTGAGTTTAAGGAGTACATAGACAAGGAGATGATTCTGATCCTGGGTCAGATGGACAGTCCCACCGAGATATTTGACCATGTTTGCCTG GGCTCTGAGTGGAACGCATCCAATCTGGAAGAGCTGCAGAACAGTGG tGTGCAGTATATTCTGAACGTGACGAGGGAGATTGACAACTTCTTCCCAGGTGTGTTTGAGTATCATAACATCCGTGTGTATGATGAGGAGGCTACAGACCTGCTGGCCTATTGGAACGACACCTACAAGTTCATCTCCAGAGCCAG GAAAGCAGGAGCTAAGTGTTTGGTTCACTGTAAGATGGGTGTGAGTCGCTCTGCGTCCACGGTGATAGCCTACGCTATGAAGGAGTACGGCTGGGACCTGGAGAGAGCATTCAACTACGTTAAGGAGCGCCGTGCTGTCACCAAACCTAACCCCTCCTTCATGAGACAGCTAGAGGAGTACCAGGGCATACTGCTGGCCAG TAAGCAGAGACACAACAAGCTGTGGCGTTCCCACTCGGACAGTGACCTATCGGAGCACCACGAGCCACTATGTAAGACCGTCCAACACCCCCACACCCTGGGCCGCTCCGACCCTCGTAACCAGGGTAACAGCCCCGCCGCCCCCTCCCTGCAGGAGCTGCTGCAGCCGCTGGGATCCCCCTCCAACACGGGCCAGGTGGTGCGGTCCATCTCTGAGTGTGGGACCCCTTCTAGTGCAGGGAAGGTGGTACAGTCCAGTAGCCTGCCCAATGCTACTGCTACCCAGGAGAATATTCTGGACACTAACCAGGAGACTAGGACTGATGCTCTGTTGACTTCCACAACTGGGGACCAGTCATTGGGTACTGGAGACCAGTCATTGGGTACTGGAGACCAGTCATTGGGTAGTGGGGACCAGTCATTGGGTAGTGGGGACCAGTCATTGGGTACTGGAGACCAGTCATTGGGTAGTGGGGACCAGTCATTGGGTAGTGGGGACCAGTCATTGGGTACTGGGGACCAGTCATTGGGTACTGGGGACCAGTCATTGGGTACTGGAGACCAGTCATTGGGTAGTGGAGACCAGTCATTGGGTACTGGGGACCAGTCATTGGGTACTGGAGACCAGTCATTGGGTACTGGGGACCAGTCATTGGGTAGTGGGGACCAGTCATTGGGTAGTGGGGACCAGTCATTGGGTACTGGAGACCAGTCATTGGGTACTGGAGACCAGTCATTGGGTACTGGAGACCAGTCATTGGGTACTGGAGACCAGTCATTGGGTACTGGAGACCAGTCATTGGGTACTGGGGACCAGTCATTGGGTACTGGGGACCAGTCATTGGGTACTGGGGACCAGTCATTGGGTACTGGGGACCAGTCATTGGGTAGTGGAGACCAGTCATTGGGTACTGGGGACCAGTCATTGGGTGCTGGGGACCAGTCATTGGGTGCTGGGGACCTGTCATTGGGTACTGGGGACCAGTCATTGGGTACTGGAGACCAGTCATTGGGTACTGGGGACCAGAATCcttcaacagcagcagcaactaCTGCCTCCACTGGTTCCCAGGCCCATGGGGAGTCTGTGTGTTCCcagtcaccccctctctccaacGGCCTGTGTGATTATGAAGAGGaccactcaacccctctccctcagCCGCGGGCGGCCACCGTGGTGCCTGACAGTTCCACTGTCACCGTGGCGGAGACCGTGCCGGTCAGGCGCCCTCATCCGCCCCCTATCCAACACCACCTTGTCTCCCCCGCCGCCCTTCCAACCTCCTCCGATGAAGACGAGACTCCGAAAGCCAAGGAGCCATCCACCACCTTGCCTAAGGAAAAATACTGCCAGCTGCAGGTGACACCATCCGTGCCTGAGTCATCGTCGATGACCCCGGAAACAAGCACACAAACAGCAGGACCACAAGAGCCGTCCACACCAGTGCCTGACAAGAAACTAGACTGTGACCAGCGGTTACCTGGGGCATCATTGGACAGTTCAGCATCCCAACAGGACCCTGCTCTCGAGGCGGAGAGGTCCTCGGCTCTCAGCACAGACCACATCAACTTCTTCAGCGCCAGAGAGAAGTTCCAGGGCCTTTGA